The Achromobacter deleyi genome has a window encoding:
- a CDS encoding ABC transporter substrate-binding protein: MKRLILSTLTAAILGASAAAAADNLSIGFADPLSSLDPQLNNHAGDRSVALHFWDLLIENKWNKLQPGLAVSWKPLDDTTWEFKLREGVKWQDGTPFTADDLIYSYTRARGVPGSVATYAGYLRTIDTMTAKDPLTLIVKTRAPNPDLPLNLASVHVVSKHVGEKSTTEDYNSGKAMIGTGPYKFVSYTPGDRVLMERNDAYWGDKQIWEKVNYRYINNAAARTAALLAGDVDVIDKVSVSDLAKLQKAPNVSVYPYDGLRVMILQPSFNPAPNQYITDNNGKPLDKNPLLDVRVRQALNLAINRKAIADRILQGAATEANQWMPKGTIGYNPDVKDIPNDVAQAKKLLAEAGFPDGFKLTMHVPNDRYPQGPETAQAVAQFWTRVGVKTQVEVVPWAVYSGRANKNEFAISMLAWGNGTGEGSYALVNILATADAKKGLGASNWGRYTNPKVDAALEQSTSEFDVAKREAILRDSVKIVSDDVGIIPLFHYKNIWATKKGLKVTPMTSDRTAAMMVTKEAAK, from the coding sequence ATGAAACGCCTGATTCTCTCCACCCTGACCGCCGCCATCCTCGGCGCCTCCGCCGCCGCCGCCGCCGACAACCTGTCGATCGGCTTCGCCGACCCGCTGTCCTCGCTGGACCCGCAGCTGAACAACCACGCCGGCGACCGCTCGGTGGCCCTGCACTTCTGGGACCTGCTGATCGAGAACAAGTGGAACAAGCTGCAGCCGGGCCTGGCCGTCAGCTGGAAGCCGCTGGACGACACCACCTGGGAATTCAAGCTGCGTGAGGGCGTCAAGTGGCAGGACGGCACGCCGTTCACCGCCGACGACCTGATCTACTCCTACACCCGCGCCCGCGGCGTGCCCGGCAGCGTCGCAACCTACGCCGGCTACCTGCGCACCATCGACACGATGACCGCCAAGGACCCGCTGACGCTCATCGTCAAGACCCGCGCGCCCAACCCCGACCTGCCGCTGAACCTGGCGTCCGTGCACGTCGTCAGCAAGCACGTCGGCGAAAAGTCGACCACCGAAGACTACAACTCGGGCAAGGCCATGATCGGCACCGGCCCCTACAAGTTCGTGTCCTATACCCCCGGCGACCGCGTCCTCATGGAACGCAACGACGCCTACTGGGGCGACAAGCAGATCTGGGAAAAGGTCAACTACCGCTACATCAACAACGCCGCCGCCCGCACCGCCGCCCTCCTGGCCGGTGACGTGGACGTGATCGACAAGGTTTCGGTGTCGGACCTGGCCAAGCTGCAAAAGGCCCCCAACGTCTCGGTCTATCCGTACGACGGCCTGCGCGTCATGATCCTGCAGCCCAGCTTCAACCCCGCGCCCAACCAGTACATCACCGACAACAACGGCAAGCCGCTGGACAAGAACCCGCTGCTGGACGTGCGCGTGCGCCAGGCGCTGAACCTGGCCATCAACCGCAAGGCCATCGCCGACCGCATCCTGCAAGGCGCCGCCACCGAAGCCAACCAGTGGATGCCCAAGGGCACCATCGGCTACAACCCCGACGTCAAGGACATCCCCAACGACGTCGCGCAAGCCAAGAAGCTGCTGGCCGAAGCGGGCTTCCCCGACGGCTTCAAGCTGACCATGCACGTCCCCAATGACCGCTACCCGCAAGGCCCGGAAACGGCCCAGGCGGTCGCGCAGTTCTGGACCCGCGTCGGCGTGAAGACCCAGGTGGAAGTCGTGCCGTGGGCCGTGTACTCGGGCCGCGCCAACAAGAACGAATTCGCCATCAGCATGCTGGCATGGGGCAACGGCACGGGCGAAGGCAGCTACGCGCTGGTCAACATCCTGGCCACCGCCGACGCCAAGAAGGGCCTGGGCGCCTCCAACTGGGGCCGCTACACCAACCCCAAGGTCGACGCCGCCCTGGAACAATCCACGTCCGAATTCGACGTGGCCAAGCGTGAAGCCATCCTGCGCGACTCCGTCAAGATCGTGTCCGACGACGTCGGCATCATCCCGCTGTTCCACTACAAGAACATCTGGGCCACCAAGAAGGGCCTGAAGGTCACCCCGATGACCAGCGACCGCACGGCCGCCATGATGGTCACCAAGGAAGCGGCCAAGTAA